One Azospirillum sp. TSA2s genomic region harbors:
- a CDS encoding alpha-ketoacid dehydrogenase subunit beta has product MSRKISMKQAINEALDLEMRRDPTVIVMGEDIVGGTGAHGEDDAWGGVLGVTKGLYAKHGNRLMDTPLSESAYIGAAIGAAACGLRPVAELMFLDFMGVCFDQIFNQAAKFRYMFGGKAETPVVIRGMVGAGFRAAAQHSQMLTPLFTHIPGLKVVCPSNAYDAKGLLIQSIRDNDPVIFCEHKNLYGLECEVPAESYAIPFGEANVLRDGDDVTIVSYGLTVHRAMEAATALAKDGTEAEVIDLRTLSPIDWDTIVESVERTGRLVVVDEAHPRCNLATDIAAFVGQNAFGALKAGVQMVTAPHTPVPFAPSLEDLYVPSADSIASAVRRTLSPKGARSIAA; this is encoded by the coding sequence ATGTCCCGCAAGATCAGCATGAAGCAGGCGATCAACGAGGCCCTGGACCTGGAGATGCGCCGCGACCCCACCGTCATCGTCATGGGCGAGGACATCGTCGGCGGCACCGGCGCCCACGGCGAGGATGACGCCTGGGGCGGCGTGCTGGGCGTCACCAAGGGGCTGTACGCCAAGCATGGCAACCGGCTGATGGACACGCCGCTGTCGGAATCCGCCTATATCGGCGCCGCCATCGGTGCCGCCGCCTGCGGCCTGCGGCCGGTGGCGGAGCTGATGTTCCTGGACTTCATGGGCGTCTGCTTCGACCAGATCTTCAACCAGGCCGCCAAGTTCCGCTACATGTTCGGCGGCAAGGCGGAGACGCCGGTGGTGATCCGGGGCATGGTCGGTGCCGGCTTCCGCGCCGCCGCCCAGCATTCGCAGATGCTCACCCCGCTGTTCACCCACATTCCCGGGCTGAAGGTGGTCTGCCCCAGCAACGCCTATGACGCCAAGGGCCTGCTGATCCAGTCGATCCGCGACAACGACCCGGTGATCTTCTGCGAGCACAAGAACCTCTATGGCCTGGAATGCGAGGTTCCGGCGGAGAGCTACGCCATCCCCTTCGGCGAGGCGAACGTGCTGCGCGACGGCGACGACGTGACCATCGTCAGCTACGGCCTGACCGTCCACCGCGCCATGGAAGCTGCTACCGCCCTGGCCAAGGACGGCACCGAAGCGGAGGTGATCGACCTGCGCACCCTGTCGCCCATCGACTGGGACACCATCGTCGAGAGCGTCGAGCGCACCGGCCGGCTGGTGGTGGTGGATGAGGCGCATCCGCGCTGCAACCTCGCCACCGACATCGCCGCCTTCGTCGGGCAGAACGCCTTCGGGGCGCTGAAGGCGGGGGTACAGATGGTGACGGCGCCGCATACGCCGGTGCCCTTCGCGCCGTCGCTGGAGGACCTGTACGTCCCCAGCGCCGACAGCATCGCCAGCGCCGTGCGCCGCACGCTGTCGCCCAAGGGGGCGCGCAGCATCGCGGCGTGA